In Rhizobium gallicum bv. gallicum R602sp, the following proteins share a genomic window:
- a CDS encoding ABC transporter substrate-binding protein, whose product MRLISILKGCKMQLGAAALLAASHAGAAEPSPGITDDTIKIGVTGPLTGPVAVVGGVAEGIRARIEQGNAEGGVKMGDGKTRKIELVIEDDGLDPQRTLANVRKMVEKDKVFALVGTAATPNNLAIGRYITQKKVPNVFMYSGVVSLNAPEWEVGFVPSFSTEADAFAKYLENNKPDAKVAFLYLNTETGQTFMKAFDRAIEDSTIKVLERQPVTSQDPTVETQLNTLKASGADTLIVIAAPRQGGEAIRFQSESGWKPLTLVTNLSSAYPVLQSVGLENAKGIITSDFLKPIISDQKSGDEGVDRYLDAIKAAKVNFVFANTIGQTGYAIGDALIQSLEKLKEPTREELMNVVQNMDGWQNPLLFDGIKISTKEKSDLYPIEALQLYQFDGQKYVPVGGVLDFEGDTHE is encoded by the coding sequence ATGAGACTGATCTCTATACTGAAGGGATGTAAGATGCAGCTGGGCGCGGCCGCGTTGCTCGCAGCCTCCCACGCAGGCGCCGCGGAACCGTCGCCAGGCATCACCGACGACACGATCAAGATTGGTGTGACAGGACCACTCACGGGTCCGGTCGCAGTCGTCGGGGGTGTCGCTGAAGGCATTCGGGCGCGTATCGAGCAGGGCAACGCCGAAGGCGGCGTCAAGATGGGCGACGGCAAGACACGCAAGATCGAACTCGTCATCGAGGACGATGGCCTTGATCCGCAGCGCACATTGGCGAATGTCCGCAAGATGGTGGAAAAAGACAAGGTCTTCGCCTTGGTCGGCACGGCTGCCACCCCGAACAACCTCGCAATCGGACGTTACATCACCCAGAAGAAGGTTCCGAACGTCTTCATGTATTCCGGGGTTGTCTCCTTGAACGCTCCCGAGTGGGAGGTTGGCTTTGTGCCATCGTTCTCGACCGAAGCGGATGCGTTCGCCAAGTATCTCGAAAACAACAAGCCCGACGCCAAGGTCGCCTTTTTGTATCTGAATACGGAAACGGGCCAAACCTTCATGAAGGCCTTCGACCGCGCGATCGAGGATTCGACGATCAAGGTGCTCGAACGTCAACCCGTGACGTCCCAGGATCCGACAGTCGAGACTCAGCTCAACACGCTGAAGGCATCTGGCGCCGATACGCTGATTGTCATCGCCGCTCCTCGCCAGGGCGGCGAGGCCATCCGCTTCCAGTCCGAGAGCGGCTGGAAACCGTTGACCCTGGTGACCAATCTTTCGTCTGCCTATCCGGTACTCCAGTCCGTTGGCCTGGAAAACGCAAAAGGCATCATCACCTCGGACTTTCTGAAGCCGATCATTAGCGACCAGAAGTCCGGTGATGAAGGCGTCGATCGCTATCTCGATGCCATCAAGGCGGCCAAAGTAAACTTCGTCTTCGCCAACACCATCGGCCAGACCGGCTACGCTATCGGTGATGCGCTTATTCAGTCGCTTGAAAAGCTTAAAGAACCGACTCGGGAGGAACTGATGAACGTCGTCCAAAATATGGACGGTTGGCAGAACCCGTTGCTTTTCGACGGCATCAAGATTTCGACCAAAGAGAAATCGGACTTATACCCGATCGAGGCACTTCAGCTCTATCAGTTTGATGGGCAGAAATACGTCCCGGTCGGCGGCGTCCTGGATTTCGAAGGAGATACACACGAGTAA